A window of the Haloquadratum walsbyi C23 genome harbors these coding sequences:
- a CDS encoding nitrite/sulfite reductase — protein MTTKKEQWKDEMYGDEIREKILEFAESGWDSIPEDDREMWFSRFKFWGVFHQRSGQESYFMMRLANTNGVLNAEQLRVIGEVAGEYAIGPVSNPEFGDAWIDFTTRQSIQLHWLNLEDVPEIWEKIESVGLSSRSSGGDTMRNISGCPVAGRDKHEFVDAQPVLDEISTKLRADDDLANMPRKFNISVTGCREGCAQDSINGIGLEPAEKTIDGDTTWGFNVRVGGGLGGREPRKARSLDIFVTPDNAYDVVRGFVELYFETGDRENRQKNRSRFFVDDWGTEKIRDQLQESYVDFDLRREGADCRDEYTYNAGKSPKDGKHDHIGVHEQTDGTYYVGLSVPIGRLTAGETVRLANLAEIHGSGAMRLTRRQNPLILDVPESELDALLTSDLLETHSPEPNVFTRGAMACTGTEFCSLALTETKARMATLLRWLRSNVDLPDDIEQIKIHYSGCTADCGHATTADIGFQGMRARKDGEMVEAIDVGVGGGIGPDPSFVEWIRQRVPADEVPGLLRNLLETFAAHREKGQTFRQWVEATQEEVLIEAAEPEETDYEDPCLHDAKGSWYPFADSEGPAPTAPDDTSLATESDD, from the coding sequence ATGACGACAAAGAAAGAACAGTGGAAGGATGAGATGTACGGTGACGAGATACGAGAGAAGATTCTTGAGTTTGCCGAGTCCGGATGGGACTCGATCCCAGAGGATGACCGCGAAATGTGGTTTTCCCGATTTAAATTCTGGGGTGTCTTCCACCAGCGGTCTGGGCAGGAGAGTTACTTTATGATGCGATTGGCGAACACCAACGGCGTCCTGAACGCCGAACAACTCCGCGTCATTGGAGAGGTCGCCGGAGAGTACGCTATCGGTCCAGTCTCAAACCCAGAGTTTGGCGATGCGTGGATTGACTTCACTACCCGACAATCGATACAACTTCATTGGCTCAATCTTGAGGATGTGCCAGAAATCTGGGAAAAAATTGAATCCGTCGGATTATCATCTCGGTCGTCTGGAGGCGACACAATGCGTAATATCTCTGGGTGTCCGGTTGCTGGGCGAGACAAACATGAGTTCGTCGACGCACAACCGGTACTTGATGAGATATCTACGAAACTTCGCGCTGACGATGACCTTGCAAACATGCCTCGAAAGTTCAACATCAGTGTGACCGGTTGTCGTGAGGGATGTGCGCAGGACTCGATTAACGGCATCGGACTTGAACCCGCAGAAAAGACGATTGACGGCGATACAACATGGGGATTCAACGTCCGCGTTGGCGGCGGTCTCGGCGGTCGTGAGCCACGCAAAGCACGGAGTCTTGATATCTTTGTCACGCCCGACAACGCATATGATGTTGTCAGAGGATTTGTCGAACTGTACTTTGAGACCGGAGATAGAGAAAACAGACAAAAAAACCGAAGTCGCTTTTTTGTTGATGATTGGGGGACGGAAAAGATCCGTGACCAACTCCAAGAGTCATACGTTGACTTTGATCTCCGGCGCGAAGGAGCGGATTGTCGCGATGAATATACGTATAATGCCGGTAAGTCACCAAAAGACGGCAAACATGATCACATCGGCGTTCATGAGCAAACGGACGGCACCTACTACGTCGGTCTCTCGGTGCCAATTGGGCGGCTCACTGCTGGTGAGACCGTCCGACTTGCCAATCTAGCGGAGATACACGGGTCTGGAGCAATGCGACTCACGCGACGACAAAACCCGCTGATCTTAGATGTCCCCGAGTCAGAACTCGACGCGCTCTTGACGTCTGATTTGCTTGAGACTCACAGTCCCGAACCAAATGTGTTCACGCGAGGTGCAATGGCGTGCACAGGCACGGAGTTCTGCTCGCTTGCGCTGACGGAGACGAAAGCTAGAATGGCAACGCTGCTCCGATGGCTGCGGTCGAATGTGGACCTACCAGATGACATCGAACAGATCAAAATTCATTATTCCGGTTGTACGGCTGACTGTGGTCATGCAACGACTGCCGACATCGGATTTCAGGGAATGCGAGCGCGGAAAGACGGGGAAATGGTTGAGGCGATTGATGTTGGCGTTGGCGGCGGCATCGGTCCTGACCCCTCTTTCGTCGAGTGGATCAGACAGCGTGTGCCGGCAGACGAGGTTCCTGGACTCTTGCGGAACCTTCTTGAAACGTTCGCAGCACACCGCGAAAAGGGACAAACGTTTAGACAATGGGTTGAGGCGACCCAGGAGGAGGTGCTTATCGAAGCCGCCGAGCCGGAAGAAACCGATTACGAGGACCCGTGTCTCCACGACGCAAAAGGATCATGGTACCCGTTTGCAGATAGTGAGGGACCTGCTCCAACTGCCCCCGACGACACGTCACTAGCGACTGAAAGCGATGACTGA
- the nasA gene encoding assimilatory nitrate reductase NasA, whose protein sequence is MNDFVPTTCMRCAVGCGHLTEMTDSGYGIDGVRGDVAHPVSQGLACARGIEETGNADGERLSKPHVRRDGELHRTTWDVALSRVIDEFRDILTHDHNGVAVLGSGQQTNEAAYALGKLARGGFGTRYYDANTTLCMASAVTAYYDAFGSDAPPCTYDDIEAAKTHVIWGANPAIAHPVMFRWIVDSASASDSRLLVIDPIETQTAARSDRHIAPEPGTDLALARAILARIIEGGNTDDKFIDRATTGFEATRSSLPDPGDAAATAGVSMSTVDTLADALEDTTLVYWGMGVNQSAQGSKTAGSLIDLCLATGNLGPGSGPFSLTGQANSMGTRVCSSKGSWPGMRSFTDPIERRAIAEAWDVPVKRLPEDSGPGPVDIVEAIDDGPVEALWTVATNPAAGLPDASTVRDRLEDAFLVVQDAFHTDTTELADVILPAATWVETNGTAINMERRISRIQPASDLTSNVRTDLDIITTIGKKLTPGLFPETEPAMLFNELASLTAGTAADLSGISYNRLKDERAVRWPAPSATAEGGYRYYDDGEWSFQTLSGRAQFSTGMHSEVPEPTDESYPLTLTTGRTIDEYNTGIRSRGTGSDHTDTVVARVAPDTILNLKTDADNENDVIEVDSIAFVSSRRASVPVRVTSDEAVPLGMVWLPIHHPATNELTVAATDPRSDEPNYKQCAVALEPAPNAITAEETARTKSTADD, encoded by the coding sequence GTGAACGACTTTGTCCCAACCACCTGTATGCGGTGTGCGGTCGGATGCGGACATCTTACAGAGATGACTGACTCGGGCTACGGAATCGACGGTGTTCGAGGCGACGTCGCGCACCCAGTCAGCCAAGGACTTGCGTGTGCCCGCGGCATCGAAGAAACAGGAAACGCAGATGGCGAACGGCTATCAAAACCGCATGTCCGGCGTGACGGCGAGTTACACCGCACCACGTGGGATGTAGCGCTCAGCCGGGTTATTGATGAGTTCCGTGATATCCTCACTCATGACCACAATGGAGTTGCGGTCCTTGGGAGCGGGCAGCAGACGAATGAGGCGGCTTATGCGCTGGGAAAACTTGCCCGCGGCGGATTTGGAACACGATACTACGATGCGAACACGACGCTGTGCATGGCGAGTGCTGTGACCGCGTATTATGACGCGTTCGGGAGCGATGCACCACCGTGTACATACGACGACATCGAAGCTGCGAAAACACACGTCATTTGGGGCGCAAACCCAGCTATTGCCCACCCTGTTATGTTTCGCTGGATCGTTGACAGCGCGTCTGCAAGCGATAGCCGACTCCTTGTTATCGACCCTATTGAAACACAGACCGCAGCACGTAGCGACCGTCATATCGCACCCGAACCCGGAACTGATCTCGCACTCGCTCGTGCTATCCTTGCGCGAATCATCGAAGGGGGAAATACCGACGACAAATTTATTGATCGGGCAACAACCGGGTTTGAGGCGACTCGATCATCACTTCCGGACCCCGGCGACGCTGCAGCGACCGCTGGTGTCTCTATGTCAACTGTCGACACGCTCGCTGACGCACTTGAAGACACCACACTCGTATATTGGGGAATGGGAGTCAATCAAAGCGCTCAGGGAAGCAAAACGGCTGGTTCGCTGATCGACTTATGTCTTGCAACTGGTAACCTCGGACCAGGAAGCGGTCCGTTCTCGTTGACCGGACAGGCGAATTCAATGGGGACGCGCGTATGTTCATCCAAGGGCTCGTGGCCAGGCATGCGTTCATTTACAGACCCTATCGAACGTCGAGCGATTGCCGAGGCGTGGGACGTGCCTGTCAAGCGACTGCCGGAGGACTCCGGTCCGGGACCGGTCGATATCGTTGAGGCGATTGATGATGGACCGGTTGAGGCTCTCTGGACCGTTGCCACAAATCCAGCCGCAGGGCTCCCAGATGCATCGACAGTTCGAGACCGTCTTGAAGATGCGTTCCTCGTCGTTCAGGACGCGTTCCACACCGACACAACCGAGTTGGCAGACGTGATTTTGCCAGCTGCAACATGGGTTGAGACCAATGGGACGGCAATCAATATGGAACGGCGGATCTCGCGTATCCAGCCCGCGTCGGATCTAACATCCAATGTGCGAACTGACCTTGATATCATCACGACCATCGGTAAGAAACTCACGCCTGGACTGTTTCCTGAAACAGAGCCCGCGATGTTGTTCAACGAACTCGCCTCACTCACCGCAGGCACGGCTGCTGACCTCTCAGGTATTTCATACAATCGACTCAAAGACGAGCGAGCAGTCCGATGGCCAGCACCATCTGCTACTGCCGAGGGCGGATATCGCTACTACGATGACGGTGAGTGGTCATTCCAGACACTGTCCGGGCGGGCTCAATTTTCCACTGGGATGCACAGCGAGGTACCAGAACCAACTGATGAGTCGTATCCGCTCACCCTGACGACCGGTCGCACAATCGACGAATATAATACCGGTATCCGGTCACGGGGCACAGGATCGGACCACACAGACACGGTAGTCGCCCGGGTCGCTCCAGACACGATTTTAAATCTGAAAACCGATGCCGACAACGAAAACGATGTTATTGAAGTCGATTCAATCGCTTTTGTCTCGTCTCGTCGCGCGTCGGTCCCTGTGCGAGTGACCAGTGACGAGGCTGTCCCCCTGGGGATGGTTTGGCTCCCGATTCATCATCCGGCAACGAACGAACTGACCGTGGCGGCGACCGACCCCCGTTCAGACGAACCGAATTATAAACAGTGTGCGGTCGCACTCGAACCGGCACCCAACGCAATCACCGCCGAAGAGACAGCCCGGACGAAATCAACCGCCGACGATTAA
- a CDS encoding DUF6360 family protein: MSNRILSVNAYTTLDLVSARLETHDDSLSLDGVLNVATEDECPDRVILGIELDTVGVDAVPAHADRIELTPDQAEAVAESLQDYADDVRSASH, encoded by the coding sequence ATGTCAAATCGAATTCTATCAGTAAACGCATATACAACGCTTGATCTTGTTTCCGCTCGACTCGAGACTCACGATGATTCACTTTCACTTGATGGTGTTCTCAATGTAGCGACAGAGGACGAGTGTCCGGACCGCGTTATCCTCGGTATTGAACTGGACACAGTCGGCGTTGATGCGGTCCCAGCCCATGCAGACCGTATTGAATTGACCCCCGACCAGGCAGAAGCAGTAGCAGAGAGTCTGCAAGACTACGCTGACGATGTTCGATCAGCGTCTCACTGA
- a CDS encoding DUF6498-containing protein — protein sequence MSVADPVLEALRDSHGFVSGLILNAALILGVIVFEWSLIEIAVVYVIEVVIINFVFLSVALFTPQSVDDRDGDVWNTKPTPLQPVSQLPPIYWRNVKFVGHKAVFTVVFIGVFIGGFRNIVFSSPYFASGVPLSIGVAIAGIILFQLRRVWQYFIIDQSYQNKSPLDAVQFAFAPVAELLFMLFYVFVPVTFVVVGAAIVMNVDVTSRLVLLLYLVPMGAIRAWIGSLDPQTDDLEIRFG from the coding sequence ATGTCGGTTGCTGACCCGGTTCTTGAAGCGTTGAGAGACTCCCATGGATTTGTGTCTGGACTCATCCTCAATGCTGCACTCATTCTTGGAGTGATTGTGTTTGAGTGGAGTCTCATTGAAATTGCTGTGGTGTATGTCATCGAGGTAGTAATTATCAACTTTGTTTTTCTCTCTGTCGCATTGTTTACGCCACAATCAGTGGATGACCGTGATGGAGATGTGTGGAACACGAAGCCCACCCCACTTCAGCCGGTTTCCCAGCTCCCGCCAATCTACTGGCGAAATGTCAAATTTGTTGGGCACAAGGCTGTCTTCACCGTGGTCTTCATCGGAGTCTTCATTGGAGGATTTCGTAACATTGTGTTTTCTAGCCCTTATTTTGCTTCAGGAGTTCCCCTCTCAATTGGAGTTGCGATCGCCGGTATTATTCTGTTTCAGTTGCGGCGAGTCTGGCAATACTTTATTATTGATCAATCGTATCAAAATAAGTCACCGCTGGACGCGGTGCAGTTTGCGTTTGCCCCAGTTGCCGAGTTACTGTTTATGCTTTTTTATGTGTTCGTTCCGGTCACCTTTGTGGTCGTAGGTGCCGCGATCGTAATGAATGTTGACGTTACCTCACGGCTTGTGTTGTTGTTATATCTCGTGCCAATGGGAGCCATTCGGGCGTGGATAGGGAGCTTAGATCCCCAGACAGACGATCTTGAGATACGTTTCGGCTGA
- a CDS encoding GNAT family N-acetyltransferase, which translates to MNHTQSSVDIKRITESAEAKKYDEQIPEIYKAAWNSYEGYHICYASEERLHEDFIHTFVASAGNSAYIAEKDKRAIGVALLSRKHAEPPWYKAKGLSIRPAYQGEGIGISLREKSLRDIRAQDHNDWSIGTGTNYVSTGSQYIWGEKLGLRPTALVPQIYNVTSDSSTTQGRNIATGEILMMDSTQIEVVGDKRMQRALETLELTVSATDKMSSLTGTEVTVQIDIDSNNGRADIYPYSACSRDKPGNHTELNHIYRIPANEFTLKTIREKAGIKSEYTAVFYLQNDDTEMHALMEKNNIGMPAGVFDKTVIYVQYPDDRDLPTVEIGKANTPSIQHKDATIHTIFTQIADLHRLWMEEYS; encoded by the coding sequence ATGAACCATACCCAATCCAGCGTTGATATTAAGCGGATAACTGAGTCTGCTGAAGCAAAGAAGTATGATGAGCAAATCCCAGAGATATACAAGGCTGCTTGGAACAGTTATGAGGGGTATCACATATGTTATGCTTCAGAAGAGAGACTACACGAGGACTTTATTCATACATTCGTTGCGAGTGCAGGTAACAGTGCTTACATTGCTGAAAAAGATAAACGTGCCATCGGCGTTGCACTTCTCTCCAGAAAGCACGCTGAACCACCCTGGTATAAAGCGAAAGGACTCTCGATACGACCAGCGTATCAAGGAGAAGGAATCGGTATTTCATTACGTGAAAAAAGTCTCAGAGATATTAGAGCACAAGATCACAATGACTGGTCGATAGGCACAGGGACAAACTATGTCTCGACTGGCTCACAGTACATCTGGGGTGAGAAGTTGGGTCTTCGACCAACAGCTCTCGTACCGCAAATATACAACGTGACGTCCGATTCTTCCACGACTCAGGGTAGAAACATTGCAACTGGTGAGATACTCATGATGGACAGCACACAGATAGAAGTCGTCGGAGACAAGCGAATGCAACGCGCACTTGAGACCCTCGAACTTACAGTGAGCGCCACTGATAAAATGTCATCACTTACTGGAACGGAAGTGACCGTTCAGATAGATATTGACTCAAATAATGGAAGAGCCGATATTTATCCATATTCAGCATGCTCACGAGATAAACCAGGAAATCATACGGAGTTGAATCATATCTATCGGATACCTGCAAATGAATTTACACTAAAGACGATTAGAGAAAAAGCGGGAATCAAAAGCGAATACACCGCGGTATTCTATCTTCAAAACGACGACACAGAGATGCACGCTTTGATGGAGAAAAATAATATCGGGATGCCAGCAGGAGTGTTCGATAAGACGGTCATATATGTTCAATATCCAGATGATAGAGATCTTCCGACGGTGGAGATTGGAAAGGCTAATACGCCCTCAATTCAGCACAAAGATGCCACCATACACACAATCTTCACGCAGATAGCCGACCTGCATCGTCTTTGGATGGAGGAATATAGCTAA
- a CDS encoding DUF6498-containing protein produces the protein MKRVSLSYLLSPDIRLISVIVANGAPIIGILGFQTSTAAILLFYWLELGVLAIWALIRALFAGEVPEVNTDQTIFSKSTLNKYSRWRENYFPIPWTNISIYYGTIPAVIFFVPLLTAVWLGFGGFVAGPVVDATDTTETPLWVITGAIAVFSFEGGQTMIGYLYTGGYQNTNAWMPVKQVFVHGLVLTLAGFFILIFAREFAEARTVTIETAASTAIVSSVLLCKFIIDLIVYYL, from the coding sequence ATGAAACGGGTTTCTTTGTCATATCTGCTATCCCCCGATATCAGACTCATATCGGTGATTGTTGCCAATGGCGCACCAATCATTGGGATACTCGGATTTCAGACGTCGACCGCAGCAATACTACTGTTTTATTGGCTTGAACTTGGTGTGTTGGCAATATGGGCTCTCATCAGGGCTCTCTTCGCCGGCGAAGTTCCAGAGGTCAATACTGATCAGACAATATTTTCTAAGTCGACTCTCAATAAGTACAGCAGATGGCGTGAGAATTATTTCCCGATTCCATGGACTAATATTAGCATCTATTATGGGACAATTCCGGCAGTTATATTTTTTGTCCCCTTACTCACCGCCGTATGGCTTGGATTTGGCGGGTTTGTCGCCGGACCAGTCGTCGACGCAACCGACACAACTGAGACGCCACTGTGGGTAATCACCGGTGCTATCGCAGTATTCAGTTTCGAAGGCGGACAGACAATGATTGGGTATCTTTACACTGGCGGTTATCAGAACACGAATGCATGGATGCCAGTCAAACAAGTATTTGTTCATGGTCTTGTATTGACTCTTGCTGGATTTTTCATTCTCATCTTTGCAAGGGAATTCGCAGAAGCCAGGACAGTCACTATCGAGACTGCAGCCAGTACAGCAATTGTTTCATCTGTTCTCCTCTGTAAATTTATTATTGATCTGATAGTATACTATCTTTAA
- a CDS encoding ZIP family metal transporter, whose protein sequence is MVETLIQALSYTSLAVIAALVGGVIAVYRPPRPQMESNVQHLAAGVVFAAVAAELLPDIHNQSPAVVIVGFAVGVIAMLGIHRLSKAIEKQGIGGSFAGAAGLIITIAIDMFIDGVLIGVTFIEETTTGVIIALALAIEVLFLGVAAVVALPEGMGKVQKMAVPATFGVLMTTGVTVGVLTLEGAAETTIAVVLAFGAAALLYLVTEELLVKAGKVPQTPVSTTLFFVGFLMIFLLDIIG, encoded by the coding sequence GTGGTTGAAACACTGATTCAAGCCCTCTCGTATACGAGCCTAGCTGTTATTGCCGCGCTAGTTGGTGGTGTCATCGCTGTCTACCGGCCCCCCAGACCCCAAATGGAAAGCAACGTCCAACACTTGGCTGCTGGTGTGGTCTTCGCTGCGGTCGCGGCTGAACTGTTACCGGATATCCATAATCAATCACCTGCGGTAGTCATCGTCGGATTTGCGGTCGGCGTCATTGCGATGCTCGGCATCCACCGACTCAGCAAGGCTATCGAGAAACAGGGTATCGGCGGTAGTTTTGCGGGCGCCGCAGGTCTCATTATTACAATTGCTATCGATATGTTCATTGACGGCGTGCTCATCGGTGTCACCTTCATCGAGGAGACAACCACGGGAGTCATTATTGCCCTGGCGCTTGCGATTGAGGTACTGTTCCTTGGGGTGGCTGCCGTTGTCGCGCTGCCGGAGGGAATGGGAAAAGTTCAGAAGATGGCTGTACCGGCGACATTTGGAGTGTTGATGACTACTGGCGTCACCGTCGGTGTGCTCACGCTTGAGGGGGCAGCTGAGACAACGATTGCAGTCGTCCTCGCTTTCGGCGCGGCAGCGTTGTTATATCTTGTCACCGAAGAACTGTTGGTAAAAGCTGGTAAAGTTCCACAGACGCCAGTGTCGACGACGCTATTCTTTGTGGGCTTTCTCATGATATTCCTCCTCGACATTATCGGGTAA
- a CDS encoding nuclear transport factor 2-like protein — protein MEITEDTKIDASEKAVEWIKDLYRAVDNTDEAGFADAFTEEGCLTWGNQDMITGSKKIEEYIGEFFCSIDTLDHSFSGIWSIEGTEDADDILTVEADVTYTRHDGSRIIVPATTIIERDEKKAKAARIYVDISAL, from the coding sequence ATGGAAATAACTGAGGACACGAAAATCGATGCATCAGAAAAGGCAGTTGAATGGATAAAAGATCTGTACAGAGCGGTCGATAACACCGATGAGGCGGGTTTTGCGGATGCTTTTACTGAAGAAGGGTGCCTTACCTGGGGCAATCAGGACATGATAACAGGGTCAAAAAAGATCGAGGAGTATATCGGTGAGTTTTTCTGTTCAATCGATACCTTGGATCATAGTTTCAGCGGCATCTGGTCAATTGAGGGGACTGAAGATGCTGATGACATCCTCACAGTTGAAGCGGACGTGACATACACACGCCACGATGGGTCACGTATAATCGTTCCCGCAACTACAATTATTGAGCGTGATGAGAAAAAGGCAAAGGCTGCCCGAATATACGTCGATATTAGCGCTCTGTGA
- a CDS encoding CopG family ribbon-helix-helix protein: MSVVSVSMPEELLERIDQFADDHGYTGRSEVFREASRNLLEEFEDKRLENRELMGIVTVVFDYETTNVEEKMMHLRHEHEDIVASNFHSHVGGHHCMELFVLEGSLETISTFVGKIRATKNTLTIDYSVLPVDDFGPLAEMT; encoded by the coding sequence ATGAGCGTTGTCAGCGTCTCAATGCCTGAAGAATTGCTTGAGCGAATTGATCAGTTTGCTGATGATCATGGCTACACAGGTCGGAGTGAGGTATTTCGAGAGGCAAGTCGGAATCTGTTAGAGGAGTTTGAGGATAAACGACTCGAAAATCGTGAATTAATGGGTATCGTGACGGTCGTGTTTGATTATGAAACAACGAATGTCGAGGAAAAAATGATGCACCTTCGGCATGAACATGAGGATATCGTCGCTTCGAATTTCCATAGTCACGTTGGCGGTCATCACTGTATGGAATTATTCGTTCTTGAGGGATCACTCGAGACGATCTCGACATTCGTCGGCAAGATTCGCGCCACAAAGAATACGCTCACGATTGATTACTCCGTGTTGCCGGTTGATGACTTTGGTCCGCTTGCAGAAATGACGTAG
- a CDS encoding lysylphosphatidylglycerol synthase transmembrane domain-containing protein — translation MGCIFISIIFAVGYTWLIGPSALWQALTSVSSWQFGFLLLISIVPMILWGSGFYVILRRLGHEGSFVVSILLMNASGFLNTITPFGQLGGNPPAALLIKRALGTDFETALAAIGVINATNRLASLFLGFLAASYLGWQLVVERAFNTAIFTLTGVIVAAVFAVGFLWQYRYMFVDYSSWVLSIISKPLDYLPRITAPSQQRFQQHGVQFIEALELLATAPAQLALVFGLCMAGQIFIAGILWTALTALGAESLFVTVLLVIPIAKLGAVAPTPGGLGAAETILTGALVTMTGMSSAVAGAAALLYRASAFWIPALSGGFITAWYLTHKSASQKT, via the coding sequence TTGGGGTGTATATTCATTAGTATCATTTTTGCTGTAGGGTATACCTGGCTTATCGGTCCGAGTGCACTGTGGCAGGCGCTGACGAGCGTTTCGTCCTGGCAATTTGGATTCTTACTTCTGATTAGTATTGTTCCGATGATCCTGTGGGGAAGTGGTTTCTACGTTATTCTTCGCCGACTTGGACATGAAGGAAGTTTTGTTGTCTCAATATTACTCATGAATGCATCGGGATTTCTCAACACCATCACACCGTTTGGACAGCTTGGCGGGAATCCCCCCGCTGCGCTGTTAATTAAGCGAGCACTTGGGACTGATTTTGAAACAGCATTGGCAGCAATCGGGGTAATAAATGCAACAAATCGTCTTGCATCGCTGTTTTTAGGCTTCCTTGCTGCGAGTTATTTGGGATGGCAACTCGTTGTTGAACGGGCATTTAATACGGCAATTTTCACACTCACTGGTGTCATAGTCGCCGCCGTGTTTGCGGTCGGATTTTTATGGCAGTATCGATACATGTTTGTTGATTACAGTAGTTGGGTACTCTCAATTATATCGAAACCGCTTGATTATCTCCCGCGGATTACCGCTCCATCACAACAACGGTTTCAACAGCACGGGGTGCAATTTATTGAGGCATTAGAGTTGCTCGCAACTGCGCCAGCACAACTAGCGCTTGTATTTGGGTTGTGCATGGCTGGACAGATTTTCATTGCGGGAATTCTCTGGACAGCACTTACAGCGCTTGGTGCTGAGTCATTATTCGTAACGGTCTTACTCGTTATTCCAATCGCCAAACTCGGTGCAGTTGCACCGACACCAGGCGGTCTTGGAGCCGCAGAAACAATATTGACCGGAGCGCTCGTGACTATGACAGGTATGTCCTCAGCAGTCGCTGGCGCGGCGGCACTACTATATCGTGCGAGTGCGTTTTGGATTCCAGCACTCAGTGGCGGATTCATTACCGCGTGGTATCTGACGCACAAGTCCGCATCTCAAAAGACGTGA